In Oryza sativa Japonica Group chromosome 3, ASM3414082v1, one DNA window encodes the following:
- the LOC4331572 gene encoding plasmodesmata-located protein 3 gives MGIPRALLLLLLHVAVVVVLRSLPVSSADLYALVYKGCSNQSFPGGAVPPTVAALSSSLSDQSASAKFYKTSSSSSASSTSVFGLFQCRGDLSGSDCAACVSRAMSSWSEVCGASVAARVQLTGCLALYEISGFPQVSGTQMLFKTCGTGGGGGTDFEMRRDTAFAQMEASVGGGNGGFYATSYQQVYAMAQCEGDLSSGDCGQCVTQAVQHVEVECGGAPSGQVYLEKCYISYSYYPHGIPHGGGIGGQQTAKTVAIVLGGAVGLGFVVICLLFARSLVKKKEDY, from the exons atgggcatTCCCAGAgctctcctgctgctgctgctccacgtcgccgtcgtcgtcgttctccGGTCGCTGCCGGTGTCCTCCGCCGACCTGTACGCGCTCGTCTACAAGGGCTGCTCCAACCAGAGCTTCCCCGGCGGCGCGGTGCCCCCCACAGTCGCCGCGCTCTCCTCCTCGCTCTCGGACCAGTCCGCCTCCGCCAAGTTCTACAAGACCTCGTCGTCATCCTCGGCTTCCTCCACCTCCGTCTTCGGCCTCTTCCAGTGCCGCGGGGACCTCTCCGGCTCCGACTGCGCCGCCTGCGTCTCCCGCGCCATGTCATCCTGGTCCGAGGTTTGcggcgcctccgtcgccgcccgtgtcCAGCTCACCGGCTGCCTCGCGCTCTACGAGATATCCGGGTTCCCCCAGGTGTCCGGGACCCAGATGCTGTTCAAGACctgcggcaccggcggcggcggcgggaccgACTTCGAGATGCGCCGCGACACCGCCTTCGCGCAGATGGAGGCCAGCGTCGGCGGGGGAAACGGCGGGTTCTACGCCACCAGCTACCAGCAGGTGTACGCCATGGCGCAGTGCGAGGGCGACCTCTCCTCGGGGGACTGCGGCCAGTGCGTCACCCAGGCCGTCCAGCACGTCGAGGTCGAGTGCGGGGGCGCGCCATCAGGCCAGGTGTACCTCGAGAAGTGCTACATTAGCTACAGCTACTATCCCCATGGCATACCCCATGGCGGCGGCATCGGAG GGCAGCAGACAGCAAAGACTGTAGCCATTGTTCTCGGTGGAGCTGTAGGTCTGGGTTTTGTGGTCATATGCTTGCTTTTCGCCAGGAGCCTGGTCAAGAAGAAGGAGG ATTATTGA
- the LOC9270900 gene encoding noroxomaritidine synthase has translation MAAIGNMNLFDLFFVLQLLLSGVCVLVICYRYQRLKSMKKCSLGVVQWPIVGVLPAIVANMHRLLDGVTFLLATSQLNFQCRFWLAGFRFFVTCDPDNVRHIFTSNFDNYPKGDVFADMFDVLGGGIFNTDGERWRRQRNKAQMLMTTPRFRAFVARSSLDKVEKGLLPFLAHVADARKTCDLQDVFTRWSLDATCHLVFGVDPGCLDIGLPEVPFARAMDDVLRTIFLRHTMPVSFWKTMRWLGIGHEKRNAAARRTVESFVASAIAKHRADDESKSRQGGGGGGDKQSVADLLSSFLCDDEIAGSADADVYIRDMAMNLLVAGRDTTSSALSWFFYLLSTNPRVEQKLLQELAPIASRKPQLQQGRLFPGNGGMVTFDASEVRNLLYLHAALCEAMRLYPPVPLEHKAAVADDVLPSGHEVMAGDKVLVFYYSMGRMKRVWGKDCREFRPERWITEDGKLRYVPSNKFVAFNSGPRTCLGKEMALVQMKVTAAAMAWNFAVEVVPGHVVEPRLSVILHMKNGLLVRVKRREPVMNT, from the coding sequence ATGGCAGCAATTGGTAACATGAATTTGTTCGACTTGTTCTTCGTCTTGCAGCTTCTCCTGTCAGGAGTATGCGTGCTCGTCATCTGCTACCGATATCAGCGGCTTAAATCCATGAAAAAATGTAGCCTAGGGGTTGTCCAGTGGCCGATCGTCGGCGTGCTCCCGGCCATCGTCGCCAACATGCACCGCCTCCTCGACGGCGTGACCTTCCTGCTGGCCACGTCGCAGCTCAACTTCCAGTGCCGCTTCTGGCTCGCCGGCTTCCGGTTCTTCGTCACCTGCGACCCGGACAACGTGCGCCACATCTTCACGTCCAACTTCGACAACTACCCCAAGGGCGACGTGTTCGCCGACATGTTCgacgtcctcggcggcggcatctTCAACACcgacggcgagcggtggcggcggcagcggaacAAGGCCCAGATGCTCATGACCACGCCGCGGTTCCGCGCCTTCGTGGCGCGCTCCAGCCTCGACAAGGTGGAGAAGGGCCTCCTGCCTTTCCTCGCGCACGTCGCCGACGCCCGGAAGACGTGCGACCTGCAGGACGTGTTCACGCGGTGGTCGCTCGACGCGACGTGCCACCTGGTGTTCGGCGTCGACCCCGGCTGCCTGGACATCGGCCTGCCGGAGGTCCCCTTCGCACGGGCGATGGACGACGTGCTGCGGACGATCTTCCTCCGCCACACCATGCCAGTGTCGTTCTGGAAGACGATGAGATGGCTAGGGATTGGGCACGAGAAGAGGaacgccgcggcgaggcggacgGTCGAGAGCTTCGTCGCGTCGGCCATCGCGAAACACAGAGCCGATGACGAGAGCAAGTCCagacaaggcggcggcggaggcggcgacaagCAATCGGTCGCCGACTTGCTTTCCTCCTTCCTCTGCGACGACGAGATCGCCGgcagcgccgacgccgacgtgtACATCAGGGACATGGCGATgaacctcctcgtcgccggccgcgacACCACGAGCTCGGCGCTGTCGTGGTTCTTCTACCTCCTCTCCACGAACCCGCGCGTCGAGCAGAAGCTCCTGCAGGAGCTGGCGCCCATCGCTTCCCGCAAGCCGCAGCTGCAGCAGGGGCGGctcttccccggcaacggcggcaTGGTGACGTTCGACGCGAGCGAGGTGAGGAACCTCCTGTACCTGCACGCGGCCCTTTGCGAGGCCATGAGGCTGTACCCGCCGGTGCCTTTGGAGCACAAGGCGGCGGTCGCCGACGACGTGCTCCCCAGCGGGCACGAGGTGATGGCCGGCGACAAGGTGCTGGTGTTCTACTACTCCATGGGGAGGATGAAGCGGGTGTGGGGCAAGGACTGCAGGGAGTTCAGGCCGGAGCGGTGGATCACCGAGGACGGCAAGCTGCGGTACGTGCCGTCGAACAAGTTCGTCGCGTTCAACTCCGGGCCGAGGACATGCCTCGGCAAGGAGATGGCGCTCGTGCAGATGAAGgtcacggcggcggccatggcgtggAACTTTGCCGTGGAGGTGGTGCCGGGGCACGTCGTGGAGCCGAGGCTGTCCGTCATACTCCACATGAAGAATGGGCTCTTGGTAAGGGTCAAGAGAAGAGAGCCAGTGATGAACACCTGA
- the LOC4331569 gene encoding noroxomaritidine synthase — MDMLLCFVEIFSILCCCIIYYYHLQTKKASASEPTEWPVLGHLFGMFANIHRFHDWATDILAGGWHNFEARAGLTGIRFFITCDPSNVRHIFTSNFANYPKGDEYAEIFDVLGNGIFNADGESWRSQRAKAQMLMAGARFRAFAARSSRDKAEKSLLPLLAHAADTGARCDLHDLFLRLTFDVTCTLVFGVDTGCLSAGLPVIPFARAMDDVLETLFLRHIIPMSCWKLMYRLEVGTERKMAVARRTIDRFVAETIAKRRADMIRQGTSNSDDLLSSFISHDDDDTSNGNDVVDETDEFLRDTTVNLLLAGRDTTGAALSWFFYILSKNPRVEQKLLEELAPIAAQKGGDGGGMVIFDASELKNLVYLQAALSECLRLYPSVPFEHKAVAADDVLPSGHEMKAGDKVLVFSYSMGRMEGVWGKDCTEFLPERWITSEGKLRYEPSYKFFSFNAGPRTCLGKELAFVQLKTVAAAVMWNFAVEVVPGHAVEPKLSIILHMKNGLAVTVKRRATMASC, encoded by the coding sequence ATGGATATGCTTCTCTGTTTCGTGGAGATCTTCTCCATCCTTTGTTGCTGCATCATCTACTACTACCACCTTCAAACCAAGAAAGCAAGTGCTTCGGAGCCGACCGAATGGCCCGTGCTGGGTCATCTCTTCGGCATGTTCGCCAACATCCACCGCTTCCACGACTGGGCCACCGACATCCTCGCCGGCGGGTGGCACAACTTCGAGGCTCGCGCGGGGCTCACCGGCATACGGTTCTTCATCACCTGCGACCCGTCCAACGTGCGCCACATCTTCACGTCCAACTTCGCAAACTACCCCAAGGGTGACGAGTACGCCGAGATCTTCGACGTCCTTGGCAACGGCATCTTCAACGCCGACGGCGAGTCGTGGCGCAGCCAGAGGGCGAAGGCCCAGATGCTCATGGCCGGCGCACGGTTCCGCGCCTTCGCCGCGCGGAGCAGCCGCGACAAGGCGGAGAAGAGCCTCCTGCCGTTGCTCGCGCACGCGGCCGACACGGGAGCGCGCTGCGACCTGCACGACCTGTTCTTGAGGCTGACCTTCGACGTGACCTGCACCCTCGTCTTCGGCGTGGACACCGGCTGCCTGTCGGCCGGCCTGCCGGTGATCCCCTTCGCACGTGCCATGGACGACGTGCTGGAAACGCTCTTCCTCCGGCACATCATCCCGATGTCGTGCTGGAAGCTGATGTACCGGTTGGAGGTCGGGACGGAGAGGAAGATGGCCGTCGCAAGGAGGACGATCGACAGGTTCGTCGCCGAGACCATCGCGAAGCGCAGGGCCGACATGATCCGACAAGGCACCAGTAACTCGGACGACTTGCTGTCATCGTTCATCAGCCACGACGACGATGACACGAGCAACGGCAACGACGTCGTCGACGAGACTGATGAGTTCCTACGTGACACGACGGTGAACCTCCTGCTCGCCGGCCGCGACACGACCGGCGCGGCGCTGTCGTGGTTCTTCTACATCCTCTCCAAGAACCCGCGCGTCGAGCAGAAGCTCCTGGAAGAGCTGGCGCCCATCGCTGCCCagaagggcggcgacggcggcggcatggtgATATTCGACGCCAGCGAGCTCAAGAACCTGGTGTACCTGCAAGCGGCGCTGTCCGAGTGCCTGAGGCTGTACCCGTCGGTGCCGTTCGAGCACAAGGCGGTGGCCGCCGACGACGTGCTCCCGAGCGGGCACGAGATGAAGGCCGGAGACAAGGTACTCGTGTTCTCCTACTCCATGGGCAGGATGGAAGGCGTGTGGGGCAAGGACTGCACGGAGTTCCTGCCGGAGAGGTGGATCACCAGCGAAGGGAAGCTGCGGTACGAGCCGTCGTACAAGTTCTTCTCCTTCAACGCCGGCCCGAGGACGTGCCTCGGCAAGGAGCTGGCGTTCGTGCAGCTCAAGACCGTGGCGGCGGCCGTGATGTGGAACTTCGCCGTGGAGGTGGTGCCGGGGCACGCCGTCGAGCCGAAGCTGTCCATCATCCTGCACATGAAGAATGGGCTCGCTGTCACGGTCAAGAGGAGGGCCACCATGgctagctgctag